In one Culex quinquefasciatus strain JHB chromosome 2, VPISU_Cqui_1.0_pri_paternal, whole genome shotgun sequence genomic region, the following are encoded:
- the LOC119767649 gene encoding probable serine/threonine-protein kinase kinX isoform X2, which yields MKLFHIALVATAFAIAAAFPTPQDAVVPAAGKPVEAAEKSTEEAVLKPAEVKIAEVKAAEPVVTEAETKEKVEEVKMVEKIEVKVEVKAVPEGMKIPAVVHVTEVQEPIAKTTEVKAEEPAPKAATTEEKTEVKAEKIDEVKPEAGVKSKAVEDQVVEATAETKPAVEEAPKAKIAEVEPEKVETKAEEKVEEVKAVEAKAETKAVEEVKPVAETKIEIVAVAEPAKALPEVVAEEKKEAVEEKKEVAVEEVKPVVQLKSDVPSPVAVPIVEDLKAIKNVESEPVYRSIPVAVVQDGEEEKKVEKPAVKAVEKVETVEKVEEPTPVAAKTVEEPKAVEEKKEVKQEDAPVEKKETPVVKAIESEVAKSAVDPVQATTSETVQVTPMEAAVEKRESVEAEKPTEPKVFVVEAKSVPESKSESKPDVVAEPAAKVEEGSSTKSQLAEKEAADKGDGDSSAAKSSEELKQAAPKVAEKSDDSTTAETAPAPVKVEGKKGKKKLPGSN from the exons ATGAAACTTTTTCACATCGCCCTCGTGGCGACAGCATTCGCCATAGCCGCTGCCTTCCCAACCCCCCAAGATGCGGTTGTACCAGCAGCCGGCAAGCCGGTTGAAGCCGCTGAAAAGTCCACAGAAGAAGCTGTCCTAAAACCCGCTGAAGTTAAGATCGCCGAAGTCAAGGCCGCCGAACCTGTGGTAACCGAAGCAGAAACCAAAGAAAAGGTCGAGGAGGTTAAAATGGTGGAGAAGATTGAGGTTAAGGTTGAGGTCAAGGCCGTCCCGGAGGGAATGAAGATCCCAGCCGTGGTGCACGTCACCGAGGTTCAGGAACCGATCGCAAAGACGACTGAGGTTAAAGCTGAGGAACCTGCTCCGAAAGCAGCGACGACGGAAGAGAAGACTGAAGTAAAGGCGGAGAAGATTGATGAAGTTAAGCCTGAAGCGGGAGTCAAGTCTAAAGCTGTCGAGGATCAGGTCGTTGAAGCTACTGCGGAAACAAAGCCCGCTGTTGAAGAAGCGCCGAAAGCTAAGATCGCCGAGGTTGAGCCAGAGAAGGTTGAGACTAAGGCTGAGGAGAAGGTAGAGGAGGTTAAGGCTGTGGAAGCAAAGGCTGAAACTAAGGCGGTTGAAGAAGTCAAGCCGGTAGCGGAGACCAAGATTGAAATAGTGGCTGTCGCGGAACCTGCCAAGGCTCTGCCAGAAGTCGTTGCTGAAGAAAAGAAGGAAGCTGTTGAGGAGAAAAAAGAAGTGGCTGTTGAAGAAGTTAAACCAGTTGTCCAGCTGAAGAGTGACGTTCCCTCTCCCGTGGCCGTGCCGATCGTTGAGGATCTGAAGGCAATCAAAAATGTAGAATCTGAGCCAGTCTACCGTTCCATCCCGGTTGCCGTTGTCCAGGACGGTGAAGAGGAAAAGAAGGTCGAGAAGCCAGCGGTCAAAGCTGTTGAGAAGGTCGAGACGGTCGAGAAGGTTGAGG AACCGACACCAGTTGCAGCCAAGACCGTTGAAGAGCCCAAAGCTGTAGAGGAGAAGAAGGAAGTCAAGCAGGAAGATGCTCCCGTTGAGAAGAAGGAAACTCCAGTCGTGAAGGCGATCGAATCCGAAGTTGCCAAGTCGGCTGTTGATCCAGTTCAGGCTACAACCTCAGAAACCGTTCAAGTTACTCCAATGGAAGCCGCCGTTGAGAAGCGTGAATCCGTTGAAGCCGAAAAGCCGACAGAACCAAAAGTCTTCGTCGTCGAGGCCAAGAGCGTGCCCGAGAGCAAGAGCGAGTCCAAACCGGATGTAGTGGCCGAACCGGCAGCCAAAGTCGAGGAAGGGAGTTCAACCAAAAGCCAGCTCGCCGAGAAAGAAGCTGCGGATAAGGGTGACGGTGACAGTTCAGCAGCTAAGTCGTCCGAAGAGCTAAAGCAGGCTGCCCCAAAAGTGGCGGAAAAGTCGGACGATTCGACGACCGCCGAAACCGCACCTGCTCCGGTCAAGGTCGAGGGCAAAAAGGGAAAGAAGAAGTTGCCAGGTTCGAactaa
- the LOC119767649 gene encoding probable serine/threonine-protein kinase kinX isoform X1 has translation MKLFHIALVATAFAIAAAFPTPQDAVVPAAGKPVEAAEKSTEEAVLKPAEVKIAEVKAAEPVVTEAETKEKVEEVKMVEKIEVKVEVKAVPEGMKIPAVVHVTEVQEPIAKTTEVKAEEPAPKAATTEEKTEVKAEKIDEVKPEAGVKSKAVEDQVVEATAETKPAVEEAPKAKIAEVEPEKVETKAEEKVEEVKAVEAKAETKAVEEVKPVAETKIEIVAVAEPAKALPEVVAEEKKEAVEEKKEVAVEEVKPVVQLKSDVPSPVAVPIVEDLKAIKNVESEPVYRSIPVAVVQDGEEEKKVEKPAVKAVEKVETVEKVEEPTPVAAKTVEEPKAVEEKKEVKQEDAPVEKKETPVVKAIESEVAKSAVDPVQATTSETVQVTPMEAAVEKRESVEAEKPTEPKVFVVEAKSVPESKSESKPDVVAEPAAKVEEGSSTKSQLAEKEAADKGDGDSSAAKSSEELKQAAPKVAEKSDDSTTAETAPAPVKVEGKKGKKKLPANFRGYRKRLQQEQQKS, from the exons ATGAAACTTTTTCACATCGCCCTCGTGGCGACAGCATTCGCCATAGCCGCTGCCTTCCCAACCCCCCAAGATGCGGTTGTACCAGCAGCCGGCAAGCCGGTTGAAGCCGCTGAAAAGTCCACAGAAGAAGCTGTCCTAAAACCCGCTGAAGTTAAGATCGCCGAAGTCAAGGCCGCCGAACCTGTGGTAACCGAAGCAGAAACCAAAGAAAAGGTCGAGGAGGTTAAAATGGTGGAGAAGATTGAGGTTAAGGTTGAGGTCAAGGCCGTCCCGGAGGGAATGAAGATCCCAGCCGTGGTGCACGTCACCGAGGTTCAGGAACCGATCGCAAAGACGACTGAGGTTAAAGCTGAGGAACCTGCTCCGAAAGCAGCGACGACGGAAGAGAAGACTGAAGTAAAGGCGGAGAAGATTGATGAAGTTAAGCCTGAAGCGGGAGTCAAGTCTAAAGCTGTCGAGGATCAGGTCGTTGAAGCTACTGCGGAAACAAAGCCCGCTGTTGAAGAAGCGCCGAAAGCTAAGATCGCCGAGGTTGAGCCAGAGAAGGTTGAGACTAAGGCTGAGGAGAAGGTAGAGGAGGTTAAGGCTGTGGAAGCAAAGGCTGAAACTAAGGCGGTTGAAGAAGTCAAGCCGGTAGCGGAGACCAAGATTGAAATAGTGGCTGTCGCGGAACCTGCCAAGGCTCTGCCAGAAGTCGTTGCTGAAGAAAAGAAGGAAGCTGTTGAGGAGAAAAAAGAAGTGGCTGTTGAAGAAGTTAAACCAGTTGTCCAGCTGAAGAGTGACGTTCCCTCTCCCGTGGCCGTGCCGATCGTTGAGGATCTGAAGGCAATCAAAAATGTAGAATCTGAGCCAGTCTACCGTTCCATCCCGGTTGCCGTTGTCCAGGACGGTGAAGAGGAAAAGAAGGTCGAGAAGCCAGCGGTCAAAGCTGTTGAGAAGGTCGAGACGGTCGAGAAGGTTGAGG AACCGACACCAGTTGCAGCCAAGACCGTTGAAGAGCCCAAAGCTGTAGAGGAGAAGAAGGAAGTCAAGCAGGAAGATGCTCCCGTTGAGAAGAAGGAAACTCCAGTCGTGAAGGCGATCGAATCCGAAGTTGCCAAGTCGGCTGTTGATCCAGTTCAGGCTACAACCTCAGAAACCGTTCAAGTTACTCCAATGGAAGCCGCCGTTGAGAAGCGTGAATCCGTTGAAGCCGAAAAGCCGACAGAACCAAAAGTCTTCGTCGTCGAGGCCAAGAGCGTGCCCGAGAGCAAGAGCGAGTCCAAACCGGATGTAGTGGCCGAACCGGCAGCCAAAGTCGAGGAAGGGAGTTCAACCAAAAGCCAGCTCGCCGAGAAAGAAGCTGCGGATAAGGGTGACGGTGACAGTTCAGCAGCTAAGTCGTCCGAAGAGCTAAAGCAGGCTGCCCCAAAAGTGGCGGAAAAGTCGGACGATTCGACGACCGCCGAAACCGCACCTGCTCCGGTCAAGGTCGAGGGCAAAAAGGGAAAGAAGAAGTTGCCAG CAAACTTCCGAGGATACCGAAAGCGTCTGCAACAGGAACAGCAAAAGTCGTAA
- the LOC119767904 gene encoding nuclear polyadenylated RNA-binding protein 3-like: MLKCLIVLCVGTLLTVVVESAPAPQTQNPIDFLLDLNQDVLDKEVPASVKPISQAQIGTTTEKNDDRKPAPVFEDQAADVREIPGVPAPTASQLNTDHDQGEEEQEDREEEVRSDSEDESEQKEQPSTSKDDDQDVKNNDQDSKDDDQDSKDEDKEDTTIRVYGPEDDENGEEQHDDQKHQDQGSERKAEPEVQRQPQEDSRQPEVEISQHADTVKQFDEVVDQRGTDLLPEVNHQVTIPDVISEQPDSLDDKQEIEVKPDQLFNHGSIVFDKSTFATDEDLPSTTPFNGKKWNHDNGPSGFGPWHPKFPGFPGHTHDHDHDEGRPPFFGMPPFNGPPPRFDGPPHWHFHNHSHEHRDWHQDHDHGFHGHGFHRRGPWKWNRS; encoded by the exons ATGTTAAAGTGCTTGATTGTCCTTTGTGTGGGGACGCTGCTGACGGTGGTCGTGGAGTCGGCACCGGCACCGCAAACGCAGAATCCGATTGATTTCCTGCTGGATTTGAACCAGGATGTGCTGGACAAGGAAGTGCCGGCTTCGGTGAAGCCGATCTCGCAAGCTCAGATTGGAACTACGACGGAGAAGAACGATGACCGGAAGCCGGCGCCGGTGTTCGAGGATCAGGCGGCTGATGTTCGGGAGATTCCGGGAGTACCTGCGCCGACGGCGAGTCAGCTGAATACGGATCATGATCAGGGTGAAGAAGAACAGGAAGATCGGGAAGAAGAAGTTCGCTCGGATAGTGAGGATGAAAGCGAGCAGAAGGAACAGCCATCGACAAGCAAGGATGATGATCAGGATGTTAAGAATAATGATCAAGACAGCAAGGATGACGATCAGGATAGCAAGGACGAAGACAAGGAGGATACGACAATCCGAGTCTACGGTCCTGAAGACGATGAAAATGGCGAGGAGCAGCATGATGATCAAAAGCATCAAGATCAAGGATCCGAGAGGAAGGCCGAACCAGAGGTTCAACGTCAACCTCAGGAAGACTCTCGACAACCGGAAGTAGAGATCAGTCAGCATGCAGACACTGTGAAGCAGTTTGACGAAGTCGTTGATCAGCGCGGAACTGATCTGCTTCCGGAGGTCAATCATCAAGTCACCATTCCGGATGTCATTTCGGAGCAACCAGACTCTCTGGATGATAAGCAGGAAATCGAAGTTAAGCCCGATCAGCTGTTCAACCATGGAAGCATAGTATTCGACAAGAGTACCTTTGCCACCGATGAAGATCTGCCATCGACGACTCCATTCAACGGCAAGAAGTGGAACCACGATAATGGACCATCAG GTTTCGGTCCATGGCACCCCAAGTTCCCGGGCTTCCCTGGCCACACTCACGACCACGATCACGACGAAGGCCGACCACCGTTCTTCGGAATGCCGCCGTTCAACGGTCCACCACCCCGTTTCGATGGTCCGCCACATTGGCACTTCCATAATCACAGCCACGAACACCGGGATTGGCATCAAGATCACGATCACGGATTTCACGGGCATGGATTCCACCGACGTGGACCCTGGAAGTGGAACCGAAGCTAA